From the genome of Geothrix sp. 21YS21S-4, one region includes:
- the gltA gene encoding NADPH-dependent glutamate synthase, translated as MPDTATNLISADNLPAPHWHATHQEAQGRLTAMGQALAASDWKAVDRGARWIFEVLRPHNEAEERELFPLLEEIGAEALHQRLHDDHRQMWELNLQLLAEIDDGQVRAPRSLTLLGQRLIDLIRDHIEAEERLMLPLLKGKTLFWSDAETQDGYLILEKKLIAPETWSFIVQAPQVARGRKPGQFFMVAPFPESERIPLTLAGGDARRGYIHFIMQEVGATTKAMGRLSAGDRLYAVAGPMGAPTELVGEGTIVLMAGGYGSAAILPAAEELHAKGRRVITILGGRSKERVLLADELGAASAELIVTTDDGSLGRQGLVTDALKELIAREPIAQVVAVGPLPMMRAVSNLTQPHGIFTLVSLNALMVDGTGMCGGCRVSVGGQTKFACFDGPDFDGHQVDFDMLRMRQDWYKEEEKGICDPSECRIGRVAATGPVDYSQYLNEPVTELDWQNLDLRAIKPSQKMKIPRQDMACQSPEMRVGNFDEVSLGLSADQAKLEAARCIMCKHPTCIEGCPVSINIPAFLQRIVDGDPQGAARVIKESSSLGSVCGRVCPQEKQCEIKCVVGIKGLPVSIGRLERFASDSMLGSQELPPVEPPTGKKVSVIGAGPAGLTVAGELIKKGHKVTVYDAFHKPGGVMLYGIPEFRLPNRIVDQEVDTLRRLGVTFVMNTLVGRSMTLEDLRREHDAVFMGTGAGLPKMMGIPGEEYKGVYTANEFLTRINLMRADLFPNYTTPVTVGKNVVIVGCGNTAMDAARAARRMGAEKVTVVYRRTVKESTARKEELEHAQEEGVDFKFLTTPVQLHGNEKGWMTHAECGVMELGEPGPDGRRSPKMTDERLMLPCETLVVALGFDVNPLLAMTDKGLKTLKGGVVVVDDETGETSLPGVFAGGDVITGGATVILAMGQGRRAAAAIHQRLVPEPQGVV; from the coding sequence ATCAGCGCCGACAACCTCCCCGCCCCCCACTGGCACGCCACCCATCAGGAAGCCCAGGGGCGACTGACGGCCATGGGCCAGGCCCTGGCCGCTTCGGACTGGAAGGCGGTGGACCGGGGGGCCCGCTGGATCTTCGAGGTGCTGCGGCCCCACAACGAGGCCGAGGAGCGGGAGCTGTTCCCCCTGCTGGAGGAGATCGGCGCCGAGGCCCTCCACCAGCGGCTGCATGACGACCACCGCCAGATGTGGGAGCTGAACCTGCAGCTGCTGGCGGAGATCGACGACGGCCAGGTGCGCGCCCCCCGCTCCCTCACCCTGCTGGGCCAGCGGCTGATCGACCTGATCCGCGACCACATCGAGGCGGAAGAGCGCCTGATGCTGCCCCTGCTCAAGGGGAAGACCCTGTTCTGGTCCGACGCGGAGACCCAGGACGGGTACCTCATCCTCGAAAAGAAGCTCATCGCCCCGGAGACCTGGTCCTTCATCGTCCAGGCCCCGCAGGTGGCCCGCGGCCGGAAGCCCGGCCAGTTCTTCATGGTGGCGCCCTTCCCCGAGAGCGAGCGCATCCCCCTCACCCTGGCCGGCGGCGACGCCCGCCGCGGCTACATCCACTTCATCATGCAGGAGGTCGGCGCCACCACGAAGGCCATGGGCCGCCTGAGCGCCGGTGACCGCCTCTACGCCGTGGCCGGCCCCATGGGCGCCCCCACCGAGCTGGTGGGGGAGGGCACCATCGTCCTGATGGCCGGGGGCTACGGCTCCGCCGCCATCCTGCCCGCCGCCGAGGAACTGCACGCCAAGGGCCGCCGGGTCATCACCATCCTGGGCGGGCGCAGCAAGGAGCGCGTGCTCCTCGCCGACGAGCTGGGCGCGGCCTCCGCGGAACTGATCGTCACCACCGACGACGGCAGCCTGGGCCGCCAGGGACTGGTCACCGACGCCCTGAAGGAACTCATCGCCCGGGAACCCATCGCCCAGGTGGTGGCCGTGGGCCCGCTGCCCATGATGCGGGCCGTCTCCAACCTGACCCAGCCCCACGGCATCTTCACCCTGGTGAGCCTCAACGCCCTGATGGTGGACGGCACCGGAATGTGCGGCGGCTGCCGCGTGAGCGTGGGCGGCCAGACCAAGTTCGCCTGCTTCGACGGCCCCGATTTCGACGGCCACCAGGTGGACTTCGACATGCTCCGCATGCGCCAGGACTGGTACAAGGAAGAGGAAAAGGGCATCTGCGACCCCTCGGAATGCCGCATCGGCCGCGTGGCCGCCACGGGTCCGGTGGACTATTCCCAGTACCTGAACGAGCCCGTGACTGAACTGGACTGGCAGAACCTGGACCTGCGCGCCATCAAGCCCAGCCAGAAGATGAAGATCCCCCGCCAGGATATGGCCTGCCAGTCGCCCGAGATGCGCGTGGGTAACTTCGACGAAGTGAGCCTGGGGCTCTCCGCCGACCAGGCGAAGCTGGAGGCCGCCCGCTGCATCATGTGCAAGCACCCCACCTGCATCGAGGGCTGCCCGGTGAGCATCAACATCCCGGCCTTCCTCCAGCGGATCGTGGACGGCGATCCCCAGGGCGCCGCCCGCGTCATCAAGGAGAGCTCCTCGCTGGGCTCCGTCTGCGGCCGCGTGTGTCCGCAGGAGAAGCAGTGCGAGATCAAGTGCGTGGTGGGCATCAAGGGCCTGCCCGTGTCCATCGGCCGCCTGGAGCGCTTCGCCAGCGACTCCATGCTGGGTTCCCAGGAGCTGCCGCCCGTCGAGCCCCCCACCGGCAAGAAGGTGTCCGTCATCGGCGCGGGTCCCGCGGGCCTCACGGTGGCCGGCGAGCTGATCAAGAAGGGCCACAAGGTCACCGTCTACGACGCCTTCCACAAGCCCGGCGGGGTGATGCTCTACGGCATCCCCGAGTTCCGCCTGCCCAACCGGATCGTCGATCAGGAAGTGGATACCCTCCGCCGCCTGGGCGTGACCTTCGTGATGAACACCCTCGTGGGCCGCAGCATGACCCTGGAGGACCTGCGCCGCGAGCACGACGCGGTGTTCATGGGCACCGGCGCCGGCCTGCCCAAGATGATGGGCATCCCCGGCGAGGAGTACAAGGGCGTCTACACCGCCAACGAGTTCCTCACCCGCATCAACCTGATGCGCGCCGACCTCTTCCCCAACTACACCACGCCGGTGACGGTGGGGAAGAACGTGGTCATCGTGGGCTGCGGCAACACGGCGATGGACGCCGCCCGCGCCGCCCGCCGCATGGGCGCCGAGAAGGTGACGGTGGTCTACCGCCGCACCGTGAAGGAATCCACGGCCCGGAAGGAGGAGCTGGAGCACGCGCAGGAAGAGGGCGTGGACTTCAAGTTCCTCACCACCCCCGTCCAGCTCCACGGGAACGAGAAGGGCTGGATGACCCACGCGGAGTGCGGGGTGATGGAGCTGGGCGAGCCCGGCCCCGACGGCCGCCGCAGCCCCAAGATGACCGACGAGCGCCTGATGCTCCCCTGCGAGACCCTGGTGGTCGCCCTGGGCTTCGACGTCAATCCCCTCCTCGCCATGACCGACAAGGGCCTCAAGACCCTCAAGGGCGGGGTCGTGGTGGTGGACGACGAGACGGGGGAGACCTCCCTTCCCGGGGTCTTCGCCGGGGGCGACGTCATCACGGGCGGAGCCACGGTGATCCTGGCCATGGGCCAGGGCCGGCGGGCCGCTGCGGCCATCCATCAGCGGCTCGTACCCGAGCCCCAGGGCGTGGTCTGA
- a CDS encoding dihydroorotate dehydrogenase-like protein encodes MNLSTTYLGLDLAHPLMAGASPMVDDMGMVKRLEDAGASALVMHSLFEEQITREELGTIMDMELHANSNPEALSYFPEPDEFRLGPEKYLEQLRRVKEAVSVPVIASLNGTTPAGWLHYAQLMEQAGADALELNVYYLATDPSESAAQVEKRTLDAVKMVKSQVKIPVAVKLSPFFSSLAHFAVELEAAGADGLVLFNRFFQPDINVEELIAEPSLQLSTPSDLLLRLRWLAVLRHHVKGSLAITGGVHDAVGALKAIMAGADAVQMVSALLIHGPERLAQSRAILAEWLEEHEYASLAQARGSMSLEKCPNAQAFTRANYMRILNGWRA; translated from the coding sequence ATGAACCTCTCCACCACCTACCTCGGCCTTGATCTCGCGCACCCCCTGATGGCGGGCGCCTCCCCCATGGTTGACGACATGGGAATGGTGAAGCGCCTCGAAGACGCGGGCGCCTCCGCCCTCGTGATGCACTCGCTCTTCGAGGAGCAGATCACCCGCGAAGAGCTGGGCACCATCATGGACATGGAGCTGCACGCCAACTCCAATCCGGAAGCCCTCTCCTACTTCCCCGAGCCCGACGAGTTCCGCCTGGGCCCCGAGAAGTACCTGGAGCAGCTCCGCCGCGTGAAGGAGGCCGTGTCCGTCCCGGTCATCGCCTCCCTCAACGGCACCACGCCCGCGGGCTGGCTGCACTACGCCCAGCTCATGGAGCAGGCCGGCGCGGACGCCCTGGAGCTGAACGTCTACTACCTGGCGACGGACCCCTCGGAGTCCGCCGCCCAGGTGGAGAAGCGCACCCTGGACGCCGTGAAGATGGTCAAGTCCCAGGTGAAGATCCCCGTCGCCGTGAAGCTCTCGCCCTTCTTCTCCTCCCTGGCCCACTTCGCCGTGGAGCTGGAAGCCGCGGGCGCGGACGGCCTGGTGCTCTTCAACCGGTTCTTCCAGCCCGACATCAATGTGGAAGAGCTGATCGCCGAGCCCAGCCTCCAGCTGTCCACGCCGTCGGACCTTCTCCTCCGCCTGCGCTGGCTCGCGGTGCTGCGGCACCACGTCAAGGGCAGCCTCGCCATCACCGGCGGCGTCCACGACGCCGTGGGGGCCCTCAAGGCCATCATGGCGGGCGCGGACGCGGTCCAGATGGTCTCCGCCCTCCTCATCCACGGCCCCGAGCGCCTGGCCCAGTCCCGGGCCATCCTCGCCGAGTGGCTGGAGGAGCACGAGTATGCGTCCCTGGCCCAGGCCCGGGGCAGCATGAGCCTGGAGAAGTGCCCCAACGCCCAGGCCTTCACCCGCGCGAACTACATGCGGATCCTCAACGGATGGCGGGCCTGA
- the nifJ gene encoding pyruvate:ferredoxin (flavodoxin) oxidoreductase, with amino-acid sequence MTQRVMKTLDGNEATASVAHRLSEVIAIYPITPSSNMGEWSDEWSSQGKTNVWKTIPSVIEMQSEGGAAGAVHGALQAGSLTTTFTASQGLLLMIPNMYKIAGELTPFCMHVTARTLAAHALSIFGDHSDVMSCRMTGFAMLSSESVQQAHDFAAICHSATLRSRVPVLHFFDGFRTSHEVAKIEILNDEDLRHMVPDELVADFRKMALTPDRPVIRGTAQNPDTFFQAREACTPYYKAFPAIVQQEMDRFAALTGRDYRLYDYYGHPEAERVVVIMGSGCDVTHEYVEWAVKQGEKIGVLKVRLFRPFAIEEFVRALPASVKKIAVMDRCKEPGSPADPMHLDVIAALREGREEGHTTLDPIVVGGRYGLSSKEFTPAMVQAIYENLAKDKPKNHFTIGIVDDVSHTSLPYDASFDVEPSDVTRALFYGLGADGTVGANKNSIKIIAEETDNFGQGYFVYDSKKSGAITISHLRFGPRPIKSAYLVTKANFIACHQTSFLDKYEMLETAVQGATFLLNTPHSSETVWETLPTEVQEAIIEKQLKVYVIDAYEVAKNTGMGVRINTIMQTCFFAISGVLPREEAIAQIKKAIKKTYGKKGDAIVQKNFVAVDETLAHLHEMKVPATVTATRKRPPMVADEAPDFVKRVSAVMMEGKGDLLPVSAFPVDGTWPVGTTKWEKRNIALEIPEWDASICIQCNKCAMACPHAAIRAKVYSPSELEGAPATFKGVDYKGPEYKGQKYTIQVAPEDCTGCTLCVEVCPAKDKSNPKHKAIDMVPQAPLREAEAANFKFFLDLPEVDRTTVKLDVKGTQFLEPLFEFSGACSGCGETPYVKLLTQLFGDRTLIANATGCSSIYGGNLPTTPYTTNRDGRGPAWANSLFEDNAEFGLGLRLSVDKHQEFALELMHRLAAQLGDELVAGIATADQATEAGIKAQRERVEILKQKLAAIALPEAKMLLDLADYLVNKSVWILGGDGWAYDIGYGGLDHVLASGRNVNVLVLDTEVYSNTGGQASKSTPMGAGAKFAMAGKSMPKKDLGMIAMTYGGIYVAKVAFGFRDAQTVKAFQEAESYNGPSLILAYSHCIAHGFDLAHGCDQQKMAVDSGHWPLFRFDPRRMEKGETPLQMDSGAPKISLGQYVRNETRYRMIEQQNPEHFKKLLDQAQHDTTNRFSVYEQLAKLSINAKES; translated from the coding sequence ATGACCCAGAGAGTGATGAAGACTTTGGATGGAAACGAGGCCACCGCCTCGGTCGCCCATCGCCTCAGCGAGGTCATCGCCATTTATCCGATCACGCCGTCGTCCAACATGGGCGAGTGGTCGGACGAGTGGAGTTCCCAGGGGAAGACCAACGTCTGGAAGACCATTCCCTCGGTCATCGAGATGCAGTCCGAGGGCGGCGCCGCGGGCGCGGTCCACGGCGCGCTCCAGGCCGGCAGCCTGACGACGACCTTCACGGCGTCCCAGGGACTGCTCCTGATGATCCCCAACATGTACAAGATCGCCGGCGAGCTGACGCCCTTCTGCATGCACGTCACGGCCCGCACCCTCGCGGCGCACGCGCTGAGCATCTTCGGCGACCACTCCGACGTGATGTCCTGCCGCATGACCGGCTTCGCCATGCTGTCCTCGGAGAGCGTGCAGCAGGCCCATGACTTCGCGGCCATCTGCCACTCCGCCACCCTGCGCAGCCGCGTGCCCGTCCTGCACTTCTTCGACGGCTTCCGCACCAGCCACGAAGTCGCCAAGATCGAGATCCTCAACGACGAGGACCTGCGCCACATGGTGCCCGACGAGCTGGTGGCCGACTTCCGCAAGATGGCCCTGACCCCCGATCGCCCGGTGATCCGCGGCACGGCCCAGAACCCCGACACCTTCTTCCAGGCCCGCGAAGCCTGCACCCCCTACTACAAGGCCTTCCCCGCGATCGTGCAGCAGGAGATGGACCGCTTCGCCGCCCTGACGGGCCGCGACTACCGCCTCTACGACTACTACGGCCACCCCGAGGCCGAGCGCGTCGTGGTCATCATGGGCTCCGGCTGCGACGTCACCCATGAGTACGTCGAGTGGGCCGTGAAGCAGGGCGAGAAGATCGGCGTCCTCAAGGTCCGCCTCTTCAGGCCCTTCGCCATCGAAGAGTTCGTCCGCGCCCTCCCCGCCTCCGTGAAGAAGATCGCCGTCATGGACCGCTGCAAGGAGCCCGGCTCCCCCGCGGATCCCATGCACCTGGACGTCATCGCCGCCCTGCGCGAAGGCCGCGAGGAAGGCCACACCACGCTCGATCCCATCGTCGTGGGCGGCCGTTACGGCCTGTCCTCCAAGGAGTTCACCCCGGCCATGGTCCAGGCCATCTACGAGAACCTGGCCAAGGACAAGCCGAAGAACCACTTCACCATCGGCATCGTGGACGACGTCAGCCACACCTCGCTGCCCTACGACGCCAGCTTCGACGTGGAACCCTCCGACGTCACCCGCGCGCTGTTCTACGGCCTCGGCGCGGACGGCACGGTGGGCGCCAACAAGAACTCCATCAAGATCATCGCGGAAGAGACCGACAACTTCGGCCAGGGCTACTTCGTCTACGACTCCAAGAAGTCCGGCGCCATCACCATCAGCCACCTGCGCTTCGGGCCCCGCCCCATCAAGAGCGCCTACCTGGTGACCAAGGCGAACTTCATCGCCTGCCACCAGACGAGCTTCCTCGACAAGTACGAGATGCTCGAGACCGCCGTGCAGGGCGCCACCTTCCTCCTGAACACGCCCCACAGCAGCGAGACCGTGTGGGAGACGCTGCCCACGGAAGTGCAGGAAGCCATCATCGAGAAGCAGCTCAAGGTCTACGTGATCGACGCCTACGAAGTGGCGAAGAACACGGGCATGGGCGTCCGCATCAACACCATCATGCAGACCTGCTTCTTCGCCATCTCCGGCGTGCTGCCCCGCGAGGAGGCCATCGCCCAGATCAAGAAGGCCATCAAGAAGACCTACGGCAAGAAGGGCGACGCCATCGTCCAGAAGAACTTCGTGGCCGTGGACGAGACCCTGGCCCACCTCCACGAGATGAAGGTCCCCGCCACCGTCACCGCCACCCGCAAGCGTCCCCCGATGGTCGCCGACGAGGCCCCCGACTTCGTCAAGCGCGTCAGCGCCGTGATGATGGAGGGCAAGGGCGACCTGCTGCCCGTCAGCGCCTTCCCCGTGGACGGCACCTGGCCGGTGGGCACCACCAAGTGGGAGAAGCGCAACATCGCGCTCGAGATCCCCGAGTGGGACGCCTCCATCTGCATCCAGTGCAACAAGTGCGCGATGGCCTGCCCCCACGCCGCCATCCGCGCCAAGGTCTATTCCCCCTCCGAGCTGGAAGGCGCTCCCGCCACCTTCAAGGGCGTGGACTACAAGGGCCCCGAGTACAAGGGCCAGAAGTACACCATCCAGGTGGCCCCCGAGGACTGCACCGGCTGCACCCTGTGCGTCGAAGTCTGCCCCGCCAAGGACAAGAGCAATCCCAAGCACAAGGCCATCGACATGGTGCCCCAGGCCCCGCTGCGCGAGGCCGAAGCCGCCAACTTCAAGTTCTTCCTCGACCTGCCTGAAGTGGACCGCACCACGGTCAAGCTCGACGTGAAGGGCACCCAGTTCCTGGAGCCCCTGTTCGAGTTCTCCGGCGCCTGCTCCGGCTGCGGCGAGACCCCCTACGTCAAGCTGCTCACCCAGCTGTTCGGCGACCGCACCCTGATCGCCAACGCCACCGGCTGCTCCAGCATCTACGGCGGCAACCTGCCCACGACGCCCTACACCACGAACCGCGACGGCCGCGGGCCCGCCTGGGCCAACAGCCTGTTCGAGGACAACGCGGAATTCGGCCTGGGCCTGCGCCTCTCCGTGGACAAGCACCAGGAATTCGCCCTGGAACTGATGCACCGCCTGGCCGCCCAGCTCGGCGACGAACTGGTCGCCGGCATCGCCACCGCGGATCAGGCCACCGAGGCCGGGATCAAGGCGCAGCGCGAGCGCGTCGAGATCCTGAAGCAGAAGCTGGCCGCCATCGCGCTGCCCGAGGCCAAGATGCTGCTCGACCTGGCCGACTACCTGGTCAACAAGAGCGTCTGGATCCTGGGCGGCGACGGCTGGGCCTACGACATCGGCTACGGCGGCCTGGACCACGTCCTCGCCTCCGGCCGCAACGTGAACGTCCTCGTGCTCGACACCGAGGTCTACTCCAACACCGGCGGCCAGGCCTCCAAGTCCACGCCCATGGGCGCCGGCGCCAAGTTCGCCATGGCCGGCAAGAGCATGCCCAAGAAGGACCTCGGCATGATCGCCATGACCTACGGCGGCATCTACGTGGCCAAGGTCGCCTTCGGCTTCCGCGACGCGCAGACGGTCAAGGCCTTCCAGGAAGCCGAGTCCTACAACGGGCCCAGCCTCATCCTGGCCTACAGCCACTGCATCGCCCACGGCTTCGACCTGGCCCACGGCTGCGACCAGCAGAAGATGGCCGTGGATTCCGGCCACTGGCCGCTGTTCCGCTTCGACCCCCGCCGCATGGAGAAGGGCGAGACCCCGCTCCAGATGGACTCCGGCGCGCCGAAGATCTCGCTGGGCCAGTACGTCCGCAACGAGACCCGCTACCGCATGATCGAGCAGCAGAACCCCGAGCACTTCAAGAAGCTCCTCGACCAGGCGCAGCACGACACCACCAACCGCTTCTCCGTCTACGAACAGCTGGCGAAGCTCTCCATCAACGCCAAGGAAAGCTAG